Proteins encoded within one genomic window of Deltaproteobacteria bacterium HGW-Deltaproteobacteria-2:
- the rsmA gene encoding ribosomal RNA small subunit methyltransferase A: MNSPKEIIRLYEIKPRKKLGQSFLMDKSVIEQICTIAQVTKNDIVVEIGAGIGVLTQELAQNAAKLIAVEVDNKLVGVLKDKLLKYKNVEIYSGDILKFDFETISRSEQQKIKVIGNIPYNISSPVLFRLLSFRKVINSFVIMLQKEVVQRLTAVPGGKDYGVPSVILQMFAMVEKIMDVPAGCFYPVPKVESSVMKGFFLEKPVVDLADEDFFIKLVRDAFAQRRKMLINNLKKSKLLEEFSELLLKESLEITGIDGRRRSETLSIKEFGYLSNILKEKQNHL, translated from the coding sequence ATGAATTCACCTAAAGAAATAATCCGTCTTTATGAAATTAAACCACGCAAAAAGCTGGGGCAATCATTCCTTATGGATAAAAGTGTTATTGAACAAATTTGCACAATAGCGCAGGTGACAAAAAATGATATTGTTGTGGAAATTGGAGCAGGGATCGGTGTCTTAACCCAAGAGTTAGCTCAGAATGCCGCAAAACTTATTGCGGTGGAAGTAGATAATAAATTAGTTGGAGTATTAAAAGATAAGTTATTGAAATATAAAAATGTAGAGATATATTCGGGTGATATCTTGAAATTCGACTTCGAAACGATTAGCAGAAGCGAACAACAGAAAATTAAAGTTATTGGCAATATTCCATATAATATTTCCTCTCCCGTGTTGTTTCGTTTATTATCTTTCAGAAAGGTTATAAATTCCTTTGTGATAATGTTGCAAAAGGAAGTGGTTCAGCGATTGACAGCTGTCCCTGGAGGTAAGGATTATGGAGTGCCTTCCGTGATTTTGCAGATGTTTGCAATGGTAGAAAAAATTATGGATGTTCCCGCCGGTTGCTTTTATCCTGTTCCCAAAGTTGAGTCATCGGTAATGAAAGGATTCTTTCTGGAAAAGCCTGTAGTAGACCTTGCTGATGAAGATTTCTTTATAAAGTTGGTCAGAGATGCTTTTGCACAACGCCGGAAAATGTTGATTAATAATTTAAAAAAATCGAAATTACTGGAAGAATTTTCAGAATTATTATTAAAAGAATCGCTGGAAATTACAGGAATTGATGGCCGGAGAAGAAGCGAAACTCTTTCCATCAAGGAATTTGGATATCTGAGTAATATTCTAAAAGAGAAACAAAACCATTTATAA
- a CDS encoding HslU--HslV peptidase ATPase subunit: MISKGLTPREIVEKLDRHIIGQSDAKRAVAIALRNRWRRQNVPTDLADEISPKNIIMIGPTGVGKTEIARRLAKLDNSPFLKIEASKFTEVGYVGRDVESMIRDLVELSMNMVKSEEQENVRAKAAEIAEEKLLDLLLPPRPKEKMVSDMLNNAEEADEKDQHDEDQAQKTDATREKLRHLLKENKLNNRLVDLEVTETRSGPMIEIFSAAGMEDMGLNVKDMLGSVFPQKKKIKTVKVPEALEILEEEEAQKLIDMDKVTKTALDRVEQSGIIFLDEIDKIVGGDTSHGPDVSREGVQRDLLPIVEGSNVNTRYGMVKTDHILFIAAGAFSSSKPSDLIPELQGRFPIRVELDSLGKEDFIRILTEPNNALVKQYTEMMATEGLKLSFTEEAIASIAEVATVVNERTENIGARRLYTIMETLLDEISFEAPDMQEKEIIINAQRVEEKLNEIIEDEDLSRYIL, translated from the coding sequence ATGATAAGCAAAGGGTTAACACCCCGTGAAATAGTAGAAAAATTAGATCGTCACATAATCGGTCAATCTGATGCGAAAAGGGCTGTGGCTATAGCGTTACGTAACAGATGGCGCAGGCAAAACGTCCCGACAGATCTGGCGGATGAAATATCACCCAAAAATATTATCATGATCGGGCCTACCGGTGTAGGCAAAACAGAAATTGCCCGCAGGTTAGCCAAGCTGGATAATTCTCCTTTTTTAAAAATAGAAGCATCTAAATTTACGGAGGTCGGCTATGTAGGACGCGATGTCGAATCCATGATCAGGGATCTGGTGGAATTATCCATGAATATGGTTAAGTCGGAAGAGCAGGAAAATGTTCGGGCGAAAGCAGCCGAAATTGCAGAAGAAAAATTGCTGGATCTATTGCTTCCTCCACGGCCTAAAGAAAAAATGGTAAGTGATATGCTGAATAATGCCGAAGAAGCAGATGAAAAGGATCAACATGATGAAGATCAGGCGCAGAAAACTGATGCTACGCGGGAAAAGTTACGGCATTTACTTAAAGAAAACAAACTCAACAATCGGTTAGTGGATCTGGAAGTTACCGAAACCAGAAGCGGACCCATGATTGAAATATTTTCTGCCGCAGGAATGGAAGATATGGGACTCAATGTAAAAGATATGTTAGGAAGCGTATTTCCGCAAAAAAAGAAAATAAAAACTGTAAAAGTACCGGAGGCACTGGAGATTCTTGAGGAAGAAGAAGCTCAAAAGTTAATCGATATGGACAAGGTAACGAAAACAGCATTGGATCGGGTTGAACAGTCGGGTATAATATTTCTTGATGAAATTGATAAGATTGTCGGCGGCGATACATCCCATGGACCGGACGTATCGCGTGAAGGGGTACAGAGAGATCTACTGCCGATTGTGGAAGGTTCCAATGTTAACACCCGTTATGGAATGGTTAAAACAGATCACATACTCTTTATTGCCGCTGGTGCATTTAGTTCTTCCAAGCCGTCCGATTTAATTCCGGAATTGCAGGGGCGCTTTCCAATCCGTGTCGAGTTAGATTCATTGGGTAAAGAAGATTTTATCCGTATTTTAACTGAGCCCAATAATGCTTTGGTTAAACAATATACGGAAATGATGGCCACAGAAGGACTGAAGTTATCGTTTACAGAAGAAGCGATAGCTTCCATTGCGGAAGTAGCAACAGTAGTCAACGAAAGAACAGAAAATATCGGTGCCCGAAGGCTTTATACAATTATGGAAACTTTATTGGATGAGATTTCTTTTGAAGCACCGGATATGCAAGAAAAAGAGATAATAATAAATGCCCAACGTGTAGAAGAAAAACTTAATGAGATAATAGAAGATGAGGACTTAAGCAGGTATATCCTGTAA
- the argB gene encoding acetylglutamate kinase: MMERADILLEALPYIKRFYNKTIVIKYGGHAMVDDELKDRFAQDIVMMKYIGINPVIVHGGGPQIGTLLKKLGKESKFIQGMRVTDEETMNIVEMVLVGTVNKEIVGLINRHGGSAVGLSGKDGNLIRAEKYYLSEEKIKNTPPEIIDIGLVGKVKSINSQLIISLEQNNSIPVIAPTGIGDNGETYNINADIVAGEVAAALQAEKLLLLTDVPGVLGKNKKLINTMTNKEALKLIDNGTVEGGMFPKIKCCLKALKGGVKKAHIIDGRLKHAILLEVFTDKGIGTEIVL; this comes from the coding sequence ATGATGGAAAGGGCCGATATACTGCTGGAAGCCTTGCCTTACATCAAACGATTTTACAACAAAACGATCGTTATTAAATATGGCGGTCATGCGATGGTTGATGATGAATTAAAAGACAGGTTTGCCCAGGACATCGTCATGATGAAATATATCGGCATCAATCCGGTTATTGTTCATGGCGGCGGTCCGCAAATAGGAACATTACTTAAAAAGCTTGGTAAAGAATCGAAGTTTATACAGGGAATGCGGGTTACTGATGAAGAAACCATGAATATTGTGGAGATGGTTCTGGTAGGCACGGTAAATAAAGAGATTGTTGGTCTGATTAACCGTCACGGTGGAAGCGCCGTAGGACTGAGTGGTAAAGATGGTAACTTGATCAGGGCGGAAAAGTATTATTTAAGTGAAGAAAAGATAAAGAATACACCGCCGGAAATTATAGATATCGGTCTGGTCGGCAAGGTTAAAAGTATAAATTCCCAATTAATCATTTCGTTGGAGCAAAACAACTCTATACCGGTGATCGCTCCTACGGGAATAGGCGATAACGGTGAAACATACAATATAAACGCAGATATTGTTGCCGGAGAAGTTGCGGCAGCGCTGCAGGCGGAAAAACTTTTGCTTCTGACTGATGTGCCAGGTGTATTGGGTAAAAACAAAAAGCTGATTAATACGATGACCAATAAAGAAGCTCTAAAATTAATCGACAATGGCACTGTTGAAGGAGGGATGTTTCCAAAAATCAAGTGTTGTCTGAAAGCTCTCAAAGGAGGAGTAAAAAAGGCTCATATAATTGATGGACGTCTGAAACATGCCATTTTGCTCGAAGTATTTACCGACAAGGGAATAGGTACGGAAATAGTTTTATAG
- a CDS encoding HslU--HslV peptidase proteolytic subunit, translated as MRGTTILAVRHNGTVTVAGDGQVTLDTTILKHGARKVRRLYNDEVIVGFAGATADAFTLFDRFNQKLEQYNGNLLRAAVELTKDWRTDRVLRHLEALMIAVNKDKSLIISGNGDVIEADDDVMAIGSGGPYAQAAARALLRHSNLTSSEIAKEAMKIAAEICIYTNNNVTLEEIEDATNGTKEAKKSKNKESE; from the coding sequence ATTAGAGGTACCACAATATTAGCGGTGAGGCATAATGGCACGGTAACCGTAGCAGGCGATGGTCAGGTTACTCTGGATACGACAATATTGAAACACGGCGCACGCAAAGTTCGCCGTCTTTACAATGATGAAGTTATTGTCGGTTTTGCCGGCGCGACAGCTGATGCATTTACTTTATTTGACCGGTTTAATCAAAAATTGGAGCAGTACAACGGAAATTTATTGCGGGCGGCCGTGGAATTGACAAAAGATTGGCGAACAGATCGTGTTTTAAGACATTTGGAAGCATTGATGATTGCCGTAAATAAAGATAAATCATTGATTATTTCAGGAAACGGAGATGTCATTGAAGCAGATGACGATGTCATGGCTATCGGGTCGGGTGGACCTTATGCGCAGGCTGCTGCCCGTGCGCTGTTACGTCACAGCAATCTGACATCATCAGAAATTGCTAAAGAGGCCATGAAAATAGCTGCGGAAATTTGTATTTACACAAATAATAATGTAACACTGGAAGAAATTGAAGACGCTACCAATGGAACAAAGGAAGCAAAAAAGAGCAAAAATAAGGAGTCGGAATAA
- a CDS encoding tRNA (N6-isopentenyl adenosine(37)-C2)-methylthiotransferase MiaB → MKNKFLYIQTFGCQMNVHDSEQMAALLAGGGYKLTDNIRLADLIILNTCSIREKAAHKVYSTLGRLVKIKEKNQKLIIGVGGCLAQHLGTKFHKKFSHLDFVFGTHNIHRLPQLVDTVKENREKITEIDFYESLNSINIFAPPRTGAVSAFVTIMQGCNNFCAYCVVPYLRGPEMSRASDDILEEIKKLADHGIKEVILLGQNVNSYGKTLGNGLSFTALIKKIGRIAGIERIRFTTSHPRDLSDELIRCFAEEEKLCDHIHLPVQSGSNRILTLMNRGYTVEEYMRKVDHLRKLSPRISITSDIIVGFPGETQNDYQETIDMMEKIRFDSTFSFKYSERKGTGAQKLESKIEECEGLRRLKQLQMLQDQHTLEKNIALENTKQEILVEGRSKNSESDLMGRTSSWKIVNFKGELELIGKMVNVKISKAYLHSLRGKMINKEVGSVN, encoded by the coding sequence ATGAAAAACAAATTCCTGTATATTCAAACATTTGGCTGTCAAATGAATGTTCATGATTCGGAACAGATGGCAGCATTATTAGCCGGTGGCGGTTATAAACTGACCGATAATATCAGGTTGGCTGATTTAATTATTCTTAACACTTGCTCCATCAGGGAAAAAGCGGCGCATAAAGTATACAGTACGCTGGGCAGACTAGTAAAAATAAAGGAAAAAAATCAGAAATTGATTATTGGTGTGGGCGGTTGTCTGGCTCAGCATCTAGGAACGAAATTTCATAAAAAATTTAGTCATCTGGACTTTGTTTTTGGCACGCACAATATTCATCGTTTGCCTCAACTGGTTGATACTGTCAAGGAGAATAGAGAGAAAATTACCGAAATTGATTTTTATGAATCGCTGAATTCCATAAATATTTTTGCTCCTCCACGAACTGGCGCAGTCAGCGCTTTCGTCACAATTATGCAAGGTTGCAATAACTTTTGCGCTTATTGCGTGGTTCCTTATCTGCGCGGTCCGGAGATGAGCAGAGCATCTGATGACATACTTGAAGAGATAAAAAAACTTGCTGATCATGGAATCAAAGAAGTCATTCTTTTGGGACAAAATGTTAATTCCTATGGCAAAACTTTGGGAAATGGATTGAGCTTTACGGCATTGATTAAAAAAATCGGCAGAATAGCTGGCATTGAAAGAATCAGATTTACTACATCACATCCGCGTGACCTTTCTGATGAATTGATCAGATGCTTTGCCGAAGAAGAAAAATTATGCGATCATATTCACCTTCCGGTGCAATCAGGATCAAACAGGATATTAACATTGATGAACAGGGGCTATACCGTTGAAGAATATATGAGAAAAGTCGATCATTTACGTAAATTGAGTCCCCGGATTAGCATTACGTCGGACATAATCGTTGGATTTCCGGGTGAAACACAAAATGATTATCAAGAAACCATTGACATGATGGAAAAAATCAGGTTTGATTCTACTTTTTCATTTAAGTATTCTGAAAGAAAAGGAACGGGAGCTCAAAAATTAGAGAGTAAAATAGAAGAATGTGAAGGTTTAAGACGGCTCAAACAACTTCAGATGTTGCAGGATCAGCATACACTGGAAAAAAATATAGCATTAGAAAACACAAAACAGGAAATATTAGTTGAGGGGAGAAGTAAAAATTCTGAAAGTGATTTAATGGGACGAACCAGTTCATGGAAAATTGTCAATTTCAAGGGTGAATTGGAGTTAATCGGGAAAATGGTTAATGTGAAAATATCAAAGGCTTATCTACATTCGTTAAGAGGGAAGATGATTAATAAGGAGGTTGGTAGTGTTAATTGA
- a CDS encoding aspartate aminotransferase family protein, which produces MGEKEIMASANEYIMNTYKRFPIVLVKGSGVKVWDVNGKEYLDFAAGIAVCSLGHSHPQIIAAVKEQIEKLTHVSNLYYTEPQIQLAKLLVDNSFADKAFFCNSGAEANEAAIKLARKYAHENMGPDKFELITMKDSFHGRTMATITATGQEKFQFGFTPLLDGFTYVPFNDLEALEKAISAKTCGVMLEPIQGEGGVNIPDEKYLAFVRDICDHYGILLIVDEVQVGMGRTGKLFAYEHSGIKPDIMTLAKALGNGFPIGAMLATDKIAKAFVPGNHASTFGGNLLASAAANATMKIMLQGGILEHCRKMGDYFLLQLKKLQQKHKIIKDVRGTGLMLAAQLNIESVDIVNECLQRGLLIISAGVKTLRFVPPLIITTGDVDQAIGVLDEVMEGK; this is translated from the coding sequence ATGGGTGAAAAAGAAATAATGGCTTCGGCCAATGAATACATAATGAATACCTACAAACGTTTTCCGATTGTTTTGGTGAAAGGATCAGGTGTAAAAGTATGGGATGTCAATGGCAAAGAATATCTTGATTTTGCCGCCGGGATTGCCGTTTGCAGCCTGGGACATTCGCATCCGCAAATTATTGCTGCTGTAAAAGAACAGATAGAAAAATTAACACATGTTTCCAATTTATATTATACTGAGCCGCAGATTCAACTGGCAAAATTGCTGGTTGATAATTCCTTCGCGGACAAGGCTTTTTTCTGCAACAGCGGCGCGGAAGCTAACGAAGCAGCCATCAAACTGGCTCGAAAATATGCCCATGAAAATATGGGGCCGGATAAATTTGAATTAATTACCATGAAGGATTCCTTTCATGGCCGGACCATGGCCACAATTACAGCCACCGGACAGGAAAAATTTCAATTTGGATTTACACCTCTGCTCGATGGTTTCACTTACGTGCCTTTTAATGATCTGGAGGCGCTGGAGAAGGCTATTTCAGCGAAAACCTGCGGTGTAATGCTCGAACCGATTCAGGGTGAAGGCGGCGTCAATATTCCTGATGAAAAGTATCTGGCTTTTGTGCGGGATATTTGCGACCATTATGGAATTTTGTTAATCGTTGATGAAGTTCAAGTCGGTATGGGCAGGACAGGAAAACTTTTTGCCTATGAGCATTCAGGGATAAAACCCGATATAATGACTTTGGCAAAAGCTTTAGGAAACGGCTTTCCCATAGGAGCTATGCTGGCAACAGATAAAATAGCGAAAGCTTTTGTTCCCGGTAATCATGCGTCAACTTTCGGCGGTAATCTTTTGGCTTCGGCTGCGGCGAATGCGACGATGAAAATAATGCTGCAGGGAGGCATCTTAGAACACTGTCGAAAAATGGGTGATTATTTTTTATTACAATTAAAGAAGCTGCAGCAAAAACATAAAATTATTAAAGATGTCAGGGGAACGGGCTTAATGCTCGCGGCACAACTAAATATAGAAAGTGTCGATATTGTGAATGAATGCCTGCAGCGGGGATTGCTCATCATTTCTGCCGGCGTCAAGACGCTGCGGTTCGTGCCGCCTTTGATTATTACTACGGGGGATGTCGATCAGGCAATTGGAGTGCTTGACGAAGTGATGGAGGGTAAATGA
- a CDS encoding tyrosine recombinase XerC codes for MGNIIQDFQIYLEVEKNVSAHTRIAYIADIKDFSRFLHDNNFIKNQDEIINAKPETIREYLSYLYRQKVKKVTVNRKVSSLRAFYKYELRTGKIKTNPAEMIQTLKTEKYMPTFLSVDEMFELLGAKNENSVLGLRNRAMLEVFYSSGLRLSELAGLDLIDLDFNQKLLKVRGKGRKERIVPVGGPAIKAVLEYLEKIGEIRKDAGGDIFKKPLFLNSRGERITTRSIARIVNEASSKSGIGRKISPHALRHSFATHLLNAGADLRSIQELLGHESLSTTQKYTAVNINRMMEVYDKAHPRGRK; via the coding sequence ATGGGAAACATAATTCAGGATTTTCAAATTTATTTGGAAGTGGAGAAAAATGTTTCCGCGCATACGCGAATAGCTTATATTGCCGATATTAAGGACTTTTCCCGTTTTCTTCATGATAACAATTTTATAAAAAATCAGGATGAAATAATTAATGCGAAACCGGAAACTATTCGGGAATATCTAAGCTACCTGTACCGGCAAAAGGTGAAGAAAGTTACGGTTAACCGCAAAGTATCGTCGTTGAGAGCTTTTTATAAATATGAGTTACGTACCGGTAAAATTAAAACTAATCCGGCAGAAATGATTCAAACATTGAAAACAGAAAAATATATGCCTACTTTTCTTTCGGTTGATGAGATGTTTGAATTATTAGGGGCAAAAAACGAAAATTCGGTTTTGGGTTTGCGTAATCGCGCTATGTTGGAAGTATTTTATTCTTCAGGATTGCGACTTAGTGAATTAGCCGGATTGGATTTAATTGATCTTGATTTTAATCAAAAGCTGCTTAAAGTGCGCGGGAAAGGAAGGAAAGAAAGAATAGTTCCCGTTGGCGGGCCGGCAATAAAAGCTGTTCTGGAATATTTAGAAAAGATCGGAGAAATAAGAAAAGATGCGGGTGGAGATATTTTTAAAAAACCATTATTTTTGAATTCACGTGGAGAAAGAATAACCACAAGGAGCATTGCCCGAATAGTCAATGAAGCATCCAGTAAAAGTGGTATTGGTAGAAAAATCAGCCCGCATGCGCTGAGACACAGTTTTGCCACTCACCTCTTGAATGCCGGCGCTGATTTGCGTTCCATCCAGGAATTGCTGGGGCATGAGAGCCTTTCGACAACGCAAAAATATACAGCGGTCAATATTAATCGCATGATGGAAGTTTATGACAAAGCGCATCCGCGTGGCAGGAAATAA
- the tsaD gene encoding tRNA (adenosine(37)-N6)-threonylcarbamoyltransferase complex transferase subunit TsaD, which yields MLVLGIESSCDETAAAVINNGKICSNVIASQITVHSLYGGVVPEIASRKHIEAIYVVLRQALNDADVTLQEIEGIAATRGPGLVGSLLIGLSTAKALAYSLDIPFVGVNHIEGHIAAAFLAEKAPSFPLVALVVSGGHTNIYLVNDYHNFQLLGQTRDDAAGEAFDKGANLLNLGYPGGVVIDRIAKSGNPRKVAFPRAMKDSNDFSFSGLKTSLLTMLKKLDRNLSAEELPDIAASYQEAIVDVLMDKTIKAAEDNGVSRIVVCGGVAANSRLREKFAKETAMRNIELFIPPVLLCTDNAAMIAAIGEIMLRNGRRDSLDLNAVSRWPLA from the coding sequence ATGTTAGTTTTAGGAATAGAATCATCGTGTGATGAAACGGCAGCAGCTGTAATCAACAACGGAAAAATATGTTCCAATGTTATTGCTTCACAAATAACGGTTCATTCTCTCTATGGCGGTGTTGTGCCTGAAATCGCTTCGCGAAAACACATTGAAGCTATATATGTTGTATTAAGACAGGCGTTGAATGATGCCGATGTGACGCTTCAGGAAATAGAAGGCATTGCTGCAACTCGCGGTCCCGGCTTAGTCGGATCTCTTTTAATAGGTTTATCCACAGCCAAGGCTCTTGCTTATTCTTTGGATATTCCCTTCGTTGGTGTAAATCATATTGAAGGACATATTGCTGCGGCTTTTCTTGCTGAAAAAGCGCCGTCTTTTCCTCTCGTGGCTTTGGTTGTTTCCGGTGGTCATACAAATATTTATCTTGTAAATGATTATCATAATTTTCAACTCCTTGGTCAAACTCGCGATGATGCTGCCGGAGAAGCATTTGATAAAGGCGCTAATCTTCTCAATCTTGGTTATCCTGGTGGTGTAGTAATTGACAGGATTGCCAAAAGTGGCAATCCTCGGAAAGTCGCTTTTCCCCGTGCGATGAAAGATTCTAACGATTTCAGCTTCAGTGGTTTAAAAACTTCTCTGCTGACGATGTTGAAAAAACTCGACCGGAATCTCAGCGCTGAAGAATTACCTGATATAGCTGCAAGCTATCAGGAAGCGATAGTGGATGTGTTAATGGACAAAACAATAAAAGCGGCAGAAGACAATGGCGTCAGCCGTATAGTTGTATGCGGCGGGGTGGCGGCTAATAGCAGACTGCGTGAAAAATTCGCAAAAGAAACTGCCATGCGAAATATCGAATTGTTCATTCCTCCGGTTTTATTATGCACCGATAATGCGGCAATGATTGCGGCTATCGGCGAAATTATGTTGAGAAACGGCCGGAGAGATTCGCTGGATTTGAACGCCGTGTCCCGCTGGCCTTTAGCGTAA